Proteins from a genomic interval of Gossypium hirsutum isolate 1008001.06 chromosome A09, Gossypium_hirsutum_v2.1, whole genome shotgun sequence:
- the LOC107889769 gene encoding protein yippee-like: protein MGRLFVITLEGSVYSCNHCHTHLALLDDIISKSFHCRHGKAYLFDKVVNITVGEKEERMMMTGLHTVVDIFCVGCGSIVGWKYESAREKTQKYKEGKFILERFKVLGPDGSNYLVNHDAMVSGSDADNA from the exons ATGGGGAGGTTGTTCGTAATTACTCTTGAAGGAAGCGTTTATAGCTGCAACCACTGCCATACCCATCTGGCTCTCCTCGACGACATCATTTCTAAg TCTTTCCACTGCAGGCATGGAAAGGCTTATCTCTTTGATAAGGT TGTGAATATCACAGTGGGAGAGAAAGAAGAACGGATGATGATGACTGGATTGCACACTGTGGTTGATATATTCTGTGTTGGGTGTGGCTCAATTGTGGGATGGAAATAT GAGTCTGCACGTGAAAAGACTCAGAAGTACAAAGAGGGAAAGTTCATTCTTGAGAG GTTTAAGGTGTTGGGTCCTGATGGAAGCAACTATTTGGTGAATCACGATGCTATGGTTAGTGGAAGTGATGCTGATAATGCTTGA
- the LOC107889770 gene encoding high mobility group B protein 1 isoform X1, producing MTGARGKGAVKPAEDRKVGKRKAPVDRSSIRKAKKEKKAKKDPNKPKRPPSAFFVFLEEFRTTFKKENPNVKAVSAVGKAAGEMWKSMSEEEKGPYEVKAQKRKAEYEKQMKDYNKKQEISANGRDAEEVNDEENEGSGEEEEEEDEDED from the exons ATGACAGGAGCTAGAGGTAAGGGTGCTGTGAAGCCTGCTGAGGATAG AAAGGTTGGGAAGCGGAAGGCCCCTGTTGATAGAAGCAGCATTCGGAAAGCTAAGAAGGAGAAAAAGGCTAAGAAAGACCCCAACAAACCAAAGAGGCCTCCTAGTGCTTTCTTCGTTTTCCT CGAGGAGTTTAGAACTACATTCAAGAAGGAAAATCCTAATGTGAAGGCTGTATCAGCT GTTGGAAAAGCTGCGGGAGAGATGTGGAAATCCATGTCCGAGGAA GAAAAAGGCCCTTATGAGGTCAAAGCACAAAAAAGGAAGGCTGAATATGAAAAACAAATGAAGGACTACAACAAGAAACAG GAAATTTCTGCTAATGGTCGGGATGCTGAAGAGGTGAATGATGAAGAGAATGAGGGTAGTGGAGAG gaggaggaggaggaggatgaAGACGAAGATTGA
- the LOC107889770 gene encoding high mobility group B protein 1 isoform X2: MTGARGKGAVKPAEDRKVGKRKAPVDRSSIRKAKKEKKAKKDPNKPKRPPSAFFVFLEEFRTTFKKENPNVKAVSAVGKAAGEMWKSMSEEEKGPYEVKAQKRKAEYEKQMKDYNKKQEISANGRDAEEVNDEENEGSGEEEEEDEDED, translated from the exons ATGACAGGAGCTAGAGGTAAGGGTGCTGTGAAGCCTGCTGAGGATAG AAAGGTTGGGAAGCGGAAGGCCCCTGTTGATAGAAGCAGCATTCGGAAAGCTAAGAAGGAGAAAAAGGCTAAGAAAGACCCCAACAAACCAAAGAGGCCTCCTAGTGCTTTCTTCGTTTTCCT CGAGGAGTTTAGAACTACATTCAAGAAGGAAAATCCTAATGTGAAGGCTGTATCAGCT GTTGGAAAAGCTGCGGGAGAGATGTGGAAATCCATGTCCGAGGAA GAAAAAGGCCCTTATGAGGTCAAAGCACAAAAAAGGAAGGCTGAATATGAAAAACAAATGAAGGACTACAACAAGAAACAG GAAATTTCTGCTAATGGTCGGGATGCTGAAGAGGTGAATGATGAAGAGAATGAGGGTAGTGGAGAG gaggaggaggaggatgaAGACGAAGATTGA
- the LOC107889770 gene encoding high mobility group B protein 1 isoform X3, giving the protein MTGARGKGAVKPAEDRKVGKRKAPVDRSSIRKAKKEKKAKKDPNKPKRPPSAFFVFLEEFRTTFKKENPNVKAVSAVGKAAGEMWKSMSEEEKGPYEVKAQKRKAEYEKQMKDYNKKQEISANGRDAEEVNDEENEGSGEEEEDEDED; this is encoded by the exons ATGACAGGAGCTAGAGGTAAGGGTGCTGTGAAGCCTGCTGAGGATAG AAAGGTTGGGAAGCGGAAGGCCCCTGTTGATAGAAGCAGCATTCGGAAAGCTAAGAAGGAGAAAAAGGCTAAGAAAGACCCCAACAAACCAAAGAGGCCTCCTAGTGCTTTCTTCGTTTTCCT CGAGGAGTTTAGAACTACATTCAAGAAGGAAAATCCTAATGTGAAGGCTGTATCAGCT GTTGGAAAAGCTGCGGGAGAGATGTGGAAATCCATGTCCGAGGAA GAAAAAGGCCCTTATGAGGTCAAAGCACAAAAAAGGAAGGCTGAATATGAAAAACAAATGAAGGACTACAACAAGAAACAG GAAATTTCTGCTAATGGTCGGGATGCTGAAGAGGTGAATGATGAAGAGAATGAGGGTAGTGGAGAG gaggaggaggatgaAGACGAAGATTGA
- the LOC107889771 gene encoding cis-prenyltransferase 4, chloroplastic: MPFSLYFSPTPLITAPSPLSKPSFLVPYYHTLHAPKSPLCSSMEHALTHQGKQEAFDLRPEDSQTLPLGLRRDAMPSHVAVIMDGNRRWARLRDLPVRSGYEAGVESLRKIVEICCKWGIKVLSVFAFSSDNWFRPKVEVEFLMSLFERGMQEDTGIFFRENIRISVIGDLTKLPKALQELMVNLEEATKNNTLFQLIVAVSYSGHYDVVQACQRLALKAKCGLIEPSDINVSLMEQELETNCTEFPHPDLLIRTSGEFRISNFMLWQLAYTELYFAQSLWPDFGEAEFLKALLAFQQRQRRYGV; this comes from the exons ATGCCCTTCTCTCTGTATTTCTCTCCAACTCCGCTCATCACCGCTCCTTCTCCTCTATCCAAACCTTCCTTCCTCGTGCCGTACTACCACACACTCCACGCGCCCAAATCCCCACTCTGCTCCTCCATGGAACACGCGCTCACTCATCAAGGCAAACAAGAAGCCTTTGATCTGAGACCTGAAGACAGCCAAACGCTTCCATTAGGACTACGGAGAGACGCTATGCCCAGCCACGTCGCGGTGATCATGGATGGGAATCGTAGGTGGGCCAGGTTGAGAGACTTGCCCGTCAGGTCAGGTTACGAAGCCGGCGTAGAGTCCTTGAGGAAGATTGTGGAGATCTGTTGCAAATGGGGGATAAAAGTACTCAGTGTTTTTGCTTTCTCTAGTGATAATTGGTTTCGTCCCAAA GTGGAAGTGGAATTTTTGATGAGTTTGTTTGAAAGGGGAATGCAAGAGGATACAGGGATCTTTTTTCG GGAAAACATTAGAATATCTGTTATTGGAGATCTAACTAAGCTCCCTAAGGCCCTTCAGGAACTGATGGTCAACTTAGAGGAAGCCACCAAGAACAATACACTTTTTCAACTAATCGTAGCGGTCAGTTACAGCGGACACTATGATGTTGTTCAAGCTTGTCAAAGGCTTGCTCTGAAGGCAAAGTGTGGTCTTATCGAACCCAGTGACATCAATGTCTCTCTAATGGAACAGGAGCTAGAAACAAATTGCACAGAATTCCCCCATCCCGACCTGCTTATAAGGACAAGTGGAGAGTTCAGAATTAGCAATTTCATGTTATGGCAGCTGGCATATACTGAATTGTACTTTGCACAGTCACTATGGCCGGATTTCGGAGAAGCCGAATTTTTGAAGGCATTGCTTGCCTTTCAGCAAAGGCAGAGACGTTACGGTGTATGA